Below is a window of Geomonas oryzisoli DNA.
GCGCACTGGAGATCATGTACGGAGAGATGGACGGGTCATTCGATCTGCAGTATCTGAAGACATTCAAGGAAACGCTGCACTAGTCCCATCAGGGATGGCAGCGGAAACGAAAGGCACCTGCCCAGCGATTGGGGCACGGTGCCTTTTTTGCTGTCCTTATGGATGCTTACTCAGCGGAGAGCTGCGTCGATGGCGTTGAGCAGCGGGCCGGGATAGATGCCGACCACGAGGATCATCACAGAGGTGAGGCAGAGGGCGAGACCTTCGGCGAGGGATACGGCGCGCGGTGCGGGAGCCTCACCCCGGTGCATGTACAGTTGGGCCACCACCCTGAGGTAGAAATAAGCAGATGCGGCGGCGCTCAGGATACCGATGATGGCGAGGGCGATGGCCCCTCCCTTGATGGCCGAGTAGAAGATGAAGAATTTACCGATGAAACCGGCCGCAGGCGGTATCCCCGCCAGGGAGATCATGGCGAGGGCAAGCACGCCGCCACGCAAGGGTGCCGTAAAGCCAAGCCCGGCGTAGTCGGTGATGAGCTCCCTTTCCTCGTCAACGGAGAGGGCGGAAATGGCGCCGAAGGCGGCGAGGTTCATGGCGGTATAGACCGCGCCGTAGAGAAGGACGGCGGCGTAACCGTCGCGACTTCCGCTCAACAGGGCGAGACTGAGGTAGCCCATGTGAGCCACAGAGGAATACGCCAGCATCCTCTTGATGTTCTGTTGCAGCAGCGCGGCCAGGTTGCCCAGCACCATGGAGAGCACGGACAAGGCGGCGAGCGGGACGCGAAGTTCGACCATCGGGGGGAGCAGGGCGAGCAGCATCAGCAGGAGCGCCGCAGCGGCGACCTTGGAACTCGTGGAAAGAAAGGCGGAAACCGGTGCCGGCGCTCCCTGGTAGACATCGGGTGTCCAGAGGTGCCCGGGGACCAGCGAGAGTTTGAAAGCGATGCCCACCAGGATGACGCCCCATCCTGCGGAGATGATGGCCCTGTTGTCGGGGCGGGCCAGCGCGCCGGAAAGCTCGAGGGTGCCGCTGCCCGTGAAGAGGAGGGCGAAGCCGAAGGCCGTGAAAGCCGCCGCCACCGCCCCCATGAGGAGGTACTTAAGTCCCGCCTCTCCCGAATCGGCGCGGTTCAGGTCCATGCTGACCAGGATATAGAAGGCGAAGGAGACCGATTCCAGCGCGAGGAACAGGATCAGCATGTTGGTGGCGCAGGGAAGGACGCACAATGCGAACAGGGCGAAGAGCACCGTGGCCGGGAACTCCTCCCCCTTGATGCCGCGGCGCTCGTTGTAGCTGTGAGAGAGGAGCAGCGTGACGGCAGCGGCGAAGCAGAATACCGGGATCAGGAACCGGGCCAGCGGGGTGAAGGCGAGGCCGGCGACGGCCTGAGTGGAAGTAGGTGTCGAGAGAGCCGCCCACACGCCGGCTGCCGCCGAAGCGGTCACCCCGATGGCCGTAAGGCTCGCCGACAGGAGCAGAGGCCCGCACAGCAGCACGAACAGCGCCGCGCACGCGGTGATCACGATCGGCATGATGGCATATAGATCAACAAGCGTCATTAGATGCTCCAAGGCATTAAAAGCTCACCACAGAGGACCCAGAGGTCCACAGAGGGCTCAGAGGATAATCCTTTCGATACTCTTTCAGATGCTCCTCTCCAAAATTCAGGAGTGGACCTCCGTGCCCTCTGTGTTCCGGGTTTAGGGCTTAAGCAAAACCTCCAGCGGGGTCTTGAACATATCGAGCACGGGCCCGGGGTGGACACCGAGGTAAACAACCACCAGCGCCATGACCGCCAGTACCCCCGCCTCTCTCAGCGAAAGGTCCTTCAGCTCCAGCGGCGTCTTCTCCTTGCCGAACAGTACCTCCTGCACCAGGCGCACCGTGTAAACCAGCGTCAGTATGGTCCCCAGGAAGGCGATCGCCGCTGCTAACGGCGCGACGCGGAAGGTTCCCACCAGGATGATCAGCTCGCTCACGAAATTGTTGAGCCCCGGCACACCGGCGGACGCCATGTTGAAGACCAGGAAGAAGAAGGAAAAGACCGGGATCTTGCTCCAGGTGCCGCCGAAGCCGGCAAGATCGCGGCTGTCGGCCCGCTCTTCCAGCATCCCGATCACGACGAAGAGCGCGCCGGTGGTAACGGCATGGTTCACCATCTGCAGCAGCGCGCCGGAGACCGCAACGGGGCTCCAGGCGGCGATGCCGAGCGCGACGAACCCCATGTGGCTGACGCTCGAGTAAGCGAGCATCCGCTTCATGTCGCGCTGGGCGAAGGCGATCCAGGCGAAGTAGCCGATGCCGAGCACGGCCACCACGTAGATCAGGGGCGTGAAGGCACGCGATGCTTCGGGGAAAAGCGGGAAGGCGATGCGGATCAGTCCGTAGGCGGCGGTCTTGGAGAGAAGGCTGCCGAGCATCAGGGTTCCGGCGACCGGCGCGTCGCAGTAGGCGTCAGGCTGCCAGGTGTGGAGCGGGAACAGCGGGAACTTGATGGCGAAGGAGAGCAGGAACGCGGCGAACAGCCAGAGCCCGATGTCGTACGGGATGTTGGTGCGGACCAGTTCGGGGAGGGCGAAGGTGTAGCTCGCGGTCTGGGCGCCGTGCATCAGGTAGAGTGCTATGATCGCCATCAGCATGAGCAGGGAACCCACGAAGGTGTAGAGGAAAAATTTGATGGTGGAGTACACCGGGCGCCCGTTGCCCCAGACGCCGATCAGTAGCAGCATCGGGATCAGCATCGCCTCCCAGAAGAGGTAGAAGAGGAACAGGTCGAGGCTCAGAAACAGCCCCTGGACGGCGGCCTGCAAGGCGAGCAACAGGGCAAGGAACAGCCCGGAGCGCTCCTTGACCTGCCACGCGGAGAGGACGGCGATCAAGGTGATGAACGCGGTGAGGACGACCATGACGGCGCTGATGCCGTCCATGCCCAGGGTGTAGCGGATCCCGAAGCGCTCGATCCATGCCGCATCCTCGTAGAGGAAGAACCCGGCAGGCGCACCAGCCGCCTGCTGGCCCGACAGCGCCAGCGGCCAGAGGGAGAGCGCGAGCTCCGCCAGGCAGAACGCGACGGTCACGCCACGCGCGGTGGCGCCGCTGCGCCGGAGCGCGAAGACCAGCAGCGACCCGCAGAGCGGAACAAAGACCAGCAGCGTGAGTATCGGGATGAGAGAAGTCATCGGCAGTTCCCGTAGGCGCGCAGGCGCCGGTTACGTTACAGCGCAAGCCAGGCGAGGTAACCCAGGATGAGGGCTCCCCCGGCGGCAAAACTGATGAGATAGACGGCGACCTTCCCGGTGCTCCAGCGCCCGAGCAGCCGGCCGGCGCCCCCCAGGCCCGATCCCAGGCCGTCCACGGACGCATCGATCACCCCACGGTCCACCCGCTCCCACCAGAATCCTGCCAGGGCCTGGTAAGGACGGATCAGGACCAGGTGGTACAGCTTATCGAAGTACCAGCCGTTGGCCAGGAAGTGGATCAGCGCGGAGGGCTGGGCCTGCGCCTCACGCATCCGCTCGGCCCGTCCCTTTCCATAGCGGAAGTAGGCGGCCGCGAGACCAAGGAGCGCCACGATTCCGGCGATGAGCTGCAGCGCGATCTCCTGCTCGTGCGAACCGGTCGGGAGATCGCTTGGGGGGAGCGTCGCGAAGAAGCCGCTCAGGTACCCTCCTCCCAGGTAGGCGGGGAGGTCGAGCGCGCCTCCGAAGAGCGCCAAAATGGCGAGCGGGACCAGCACCAATTGCATTACGGTGAGACCGGAGCTGCGGTGCACGTGACCGTTATCTCCCGCAAAGACCAGGAGTACCAGCCGGAAACTGTAGTAGGCGGTGACCAGCGCGGTGACGAGGCCCAGCAGGTATAAAGCCTGGTACAGCACGCCACCCTTGAGCCAGACGGCCAGCAGTATGCTGTCCTTGCTGAAGAAGCCGCCGGTGAGGGGGATGCCGGCCAGGCAGGCGGCGCCGATCAGGAAGCTCCAGAAGGTGAGCGGCAGTGAGCGCCGCAGGCCTCCCATCTTGTAGATGTCCTGCTCGTGGTGCATGGCGGCGATGACGCAGCCCGCCCCGAGGAAGAGCAGGGCCTTGAAGAAGGCGTGCACCAGCAGGTGGAAGGTCGCCGCGGTGACCGCCCCGGCGCCGACGCCGAGCATCATGTAGCCGATCTGGCTGATGGTCGAATAGGCCAGCACCCGTTTCAGGTCCCGCTGCGCGAGGGCGCAGGTGGCGCCGTAGAAGGCGGTCAGCCCGCCGGTGATCGCGATGGCGGCGAGGGCGGTCTTGGAGCCGCCGATCAACGGCAGCAGGCGCGCCAGCAGGTAGACGCCGGCGGTGACCATGGTGGCGGCGTGGATCATGGCGGAGACCGGGGTCGGGCCGGCCATCGCGTCCGGGAGCCAGACCATGAGCGGCATCTGCGCCGACTTGCCCATGGCGGCGATCAGGAACAGGATCCCCAGCATGGTGATGACGGAGCCGGGCATGAGGAACCCCATCCCGTTCACCTTGGTGACGGAAAGGGTGTTGAACAGCTGGAACAGCCAGGCCAGCGCGATCATCAGGGCCACGTCCCCGATCCTGGTGGTGATGAAGGCCTTCCTGCCGGCGTCGGCGTTAGCAGGATCGGTGTACCAGAAGCCGATTAGGAGGTAGGAGCAGAAGCCCACCCCTTCCCAGCCGAGATACAGCAGGGGCAGGGTCTCCCCGAGAACCAGGGTGAGCATGGCGAACACGAACAGGTTCAAAAGGGCGAAATAGCGCGCGTAGTCCTCGTCTTCGCGCATGTAGAAGACGGAATAGACGTGGATCAGCCCGCATACGAAACCGATCATGACCACCATCGACAGCGAGAGTGGGTCGAGGTAGAGCGAGAAGGGGATGGAGAGATCGAAGCTTGCGAACCAGTCGGCCAGGGTGATCACCTGCGGACCCGAGTACGTCACGGCGGCCAGCACCGCGCAGGCGAAGCTTCCCCAGACCGTGGTGCAGGCCAGTACCTCCACCAGCGTGCGCGGCAGTTTACGTCCCGCCACGGCGCAGGTGATCCCGCCGGCGAGTGGGAAGAGGAGCATGAGTGTCAGGTAGGTAGCAAGCATCGTCTAGCCCTTCATGGAGTCGAACCGGTCGGTGTTGACGGTATTCTTGCGCCGGTGCAGGTAAACGACCATGGCGAGCGCAAGCGACACCTCCGCGGAGGTCAGCGCCATCAGCATCAGCGAGAAAAGTTGTCCGTCCGCGATCTGCCAGTGGGCGGAGCCGCCGACGAAGGTGAGCATCACCGCGTTCAGCATGATCTCGATGCCGATCAGCATCATGATGACGTTGGCGCGCCAGGCCACCACGCAGCCAAGGCCCATGGCGAACATCAGCGATGCCACGATCAGCACGTGGGAAAGGGGTACGCTCATTTGCGCCTCCCGAGGTAGAGTGCGCCCACCAGCGCGAACAAGAGCTGCATGGAGACCACTTCCACGGCCACCCCGTATTGCTTGAACAGGGTGAAGGCGAACTGGCGCACCGGGATCTGTACGAACCCCGGGGGAACCGCCTGCAGGCGGGAACAGAGCAGGACCACCAGCGACCCCACCACGGCTCCCGCCAGAAGCAGGGCCGGCAGCCAGTTCTTCAAGTGAGGCTTGGGGAGCTTCTCGGGCGACTCCAGCTCCAGCATCATGATGACGAACAGGAAGAGCACCATGATGGCACCGGCGTAGATGATCACCTCGAAGGCCGCGATGAGCGGCGCCCCCAGGAGATAGAACATCAGGGCCAGGGCGAGGAACGAGGCCACCAGGTAGACGATGGAGCGCACCGCCTGTCGGGCCGTGATGGCGAGCAGGGTCCCGGTGAGGAGCACCGCCGCCAGTATGTAGAAAAGGGTCGCTTCCATTTCGCTCCGGTCGTTTTCTGCTTCGATCTGTGCTTCGTCCCCTCCCCCGGAGGGGGAGGGTTTGGGAGGGGGAAGTCTTTGCGCCGGCAGTTGCCCCCCTCCCAACCTCCCCCCTCCGGGGGGAGGAGTCGTGGGACGATGAGGCGGTTCGCCTTTAGGCATACCCGTTACGGCAACAGGCTTCTCGGGTCTGCCGGTGCCTGTTCGCCTGCGCCGCTACCGCGCGGCTGCACCACGCCGGTCCCGGCGTGGCGGTAGAAATTGTAGTTGGGATCCTTGCCGGTGCCGTCGATGAGCAGGTCCTCCTTCTCGTAGACCATGTCGATCACCTGGCGCCTGCAGTGGAACATCTCGGGCGACATCTGGATGGCGAGCGTCGGGCAGGCCTCGGCGCACAGGCCGCACAGGATGCAGCGCGAGAAGTTGATGCGGAACCAGGCGGCGTAACGTCGGCCGTTCTCCCCTTCCGCCGCGGCCATCGAGATGCAGTCGACGGGGCACGCCCCGGAGCACAGATAGCAGGCGACGCAGCGCTCGGCGCCGTCGGGGTCGCGGGTGAGGACGATGCTGCCGCGGAAGCGTTCGGGCATGGGCCTGCGCTCCTCGGGGAACTGCACCGTGACCGGCTTCCGGAAGATATGGCGGAAGGTGATGGAAAGGCCGGTCAGGATCTCTTTTATGTCGTTCAGTAGGGGCATCTGATCCTGCTCGAGGTGTCGTTGGTGCCGTAGTAGATGCCGGCAGATTCGTTAAGGCCGACCCGGTCGCCGCGAGGGCTGGACCGGTGCGGGCCGGGGCCCGGCAGGCAGCACGGGGCCGCCTGCCGGAAGGAGGTGTCAGTTGGGCCGTAGTGACTTCATCAAGAGGTCGAGGGTCTGTCTGTGCCGGTTGTTCTCTGCGTAGGCAAGGGCGGTTGTTCCTGAGTACGACATTGCCAGCGGGTCGGCGCCGCTGTCGACCAGCATCTGCGTGGTCTGGGTGCAGCCGTAGTTGGCTGCCAGCATGAGCGGGGTGTGGCCGTCACGGTCGCGGGCATCGACCTCGGCTCCCCTTTGCAACAGCAGGCGTACCACGTCCGCGTGGCCGTTGGCCGCGGCGAAATGCAGCGCCGTCTTTCCCTTGTCGCTTCTGGCCGCCAGGTTGGCGCCCCGCTCAAGCAGGTCGCTCACCTCGGCCAGATTACCGGCCTTTGCTGCGTCCATCAATGCGGTGTGGCCGTTTTTGTCCACCGCATCCACCTGTGCCCTGAACCCTGCCCCCAACTCGACTTCCACGGTTGTTGTCATCGCAGTTCCTCCTTTGTGAGAATACATTGCCCAGTACAACGCCTCTTATCGTAAAGCCAGCCACCACCCGGTGACTAGAATGTTGAGAAGAGCAAGCGGTGTCAGGAACTTCCAGCCCAGGTGCATGAGCTGGTCGTAGCGAAGGCGTGGGAGGGTTCCCCTGACCCAGATGAACAGGAACGAGAATAGTACGACCTTGATGAAAAACCACATTACCGGCGGCAGCAACGGGCCGCGCCATCCCCCCAGGAAAAAGAGCGAGGCGAGCGAGCCCAGCGAGATGATGTTGATGTACTCCCCGACGAAGAACAGGCCGAAGCGCATCCCCGAGTACTCCGTGTGGAAGCCGGCCACCAGTTCTCCTTCCGCCTCGGGAAGGTCGAAGGGGATCCGGCGGCACTCGGCCAGGATGCTGACCAGGAAGATCACGAAGGCGACCGGCTGGTACACGATGAAGGGCATCTCGGCCTGGGCGTTGACGATGTCGGCGAGGCTCAACGATTTGGCCAGCATGACCACGGGAACCAGCGACAGTCCCATGGAGAGCTCGTAGGAGATCAGTTGGGACAGGCCGCGGATGCTCCCCAGGAGCGCGTACTTGGAGTTCGAAGCCCAGCCACCGAGCGCTACGCCGTAGACCGCGATGGAGGAGAGAGCCATGAAGAAGAGCACTCCCACGTTCAGATCGGCGATCTGCAGGTGCACCTGGCGCCCGAAGAGCTGCACCGGCGCCCCCAGCGGGATGATGGCGAAGGTCAGGATGGCCGGGATGGCGGCCAT
It encodes the following:
- the nuoH gene encoding NADH-quinone oxidoreductase subunit NuoH, translating into MTWTATDIALMLGKIVLLYAIILTFAAYLVLAERRILGFIQDRIGPNRVGPLGLLQPLADVIKMLTKEDMIPTAADRLLFSLAPAMAAIPAILTFAIIPLGAPVQLFGRQVHLQIADLNVGVLFFMALSSIAVYGVALGGWASNSKYALLGSIRGLSQLISYELSMGLSLVPVVMLAKSLSLADIVNAQAEMPFIVYQPVAFVIFLVSILAECRRIPFDLPEAEGELVAGFHTEYSGMRFGLFFVGEYINIISLGSLASLFFLGGWRGPLLPPVMWFFIKVVLFSFLFIWVRGTLPRLRYDQLMHLGWKFLTPLALLNILVTGWWLALR
- a CDS encoding complex I subunit 4 family protein, which translates into the protein MTSLIPILTLLVFVPLCGSLLVFALRRSGATARGVTVAFCLAELALSLWPLALSGQQAAGAPAGFFLYEDAAWIERFGIRYTLGMDGISAVMVVLTAFITLIAVLSAWQVKERSGLFLALLLALQAAVQGLFLSLDLFLFYLFWEAMLIPMLLLIGVWGNGRPVYSTIKFFLYTFVGSLLMLMAIIALYLMHGAQTASYTFALPELVRTNIPYDIGLWLFAAFLLSFAIKFPLFPLHTWQPDAYCDAPVAGTLMLGSLLSKTAAYGLIRIAFPLFPEASRAFTPLIYVVAVLGIGYFAWIAFAQRDMKRMLAYSSVSHMGFVALGIAAWSPVAVSGALLQMVNHAVTTGALFVVIGMLEERADSRDLAGFGGTWSKIPVFSFFFLVFNMASAGVPGLNNFVSELIILVGTFRVAPLAAAIAFLGTILTLVYTVRLVQEVLFGKEKTPLELKDLSLREAGVLAVMALVVVYLGVHPGPVLDMFKTPLEVLLKP
- a CDS encoding NADH-quinone oxidoreductase subunit J family protein; this translates as MEATLFYILAAVLLTGTLLAITARQAVRSIVYLVASFLALALMFYLLGAPLIAAFEVIIYAGAIMVLFLFVIMMLELESPEKLPKPHLKNWLPALLLAGAVVGSLVVLLCSRLQAVPPGFVQIPVRQFAFTLFKQYGVAVEVVSMQLLFALVGALYLGRRK
- the nuoL gene encoding NADH-quinone oxidoreductase subunit L, with translation MLATYLTLMLLFPLAGGITCAVAGRKLPRTLVEVLACTTVWGSFACAVLAAVTYSGPQVITLADWFASFDLSIPFSLYLDPLSLSMVVMIGFVCGLIHVYSVFYMREDEDYARYFALLNLFVFAMLTLVLGETLPLLYLGWEGVGFCSYLLIGFWYTDPANADAGRKAFITTRIGDVALMIALAWLFQLFNTLSVTKVNGMGFLMPGSVITMLGILFLIAAMGKSAQMPLMVWLPDAMAGPTPVSAMIHAATMVTAGVYLLARLLPLIGGSKTALAAIAITGGLTAFYGATCALAQRDLKRVLAYSTISQIGYMMLGVGAGAVTAATFHLLVHAFFKALLFLGAGCVIAAMHHEQDIYKMGGLRRSLPLTFWSFLIGAACLAGIPLTGGFFSKDSILLAVWLKGGVLYQALYLLGLVTALVTAYYSFRLVLLVFAGDNGHVHRSSGLTVMQLVLVPLAILALFGGALDLPAYLGGGYLSGFFATLPPSDLPTGSHEQEIALQLIAGIVALLGLAAAYFRYGKGRAERMREAQAQPSALIHFLANGWYFDKLYHLVLIRPYQALAGFWWERVDRGVIDASVDGLGSGLGGAGRLLGRWSTGKVAVYLISFAAGGALILGYLAWLAL
- the nuoI gene encoding NADH-quinone oxidoreductase subunit NuoI, with the translated sequence MPLLNDIKEILTGLSITFRHIFRKPVTVQFPEERRPMPERFRGSIVLTRDPDGAERCVACYLCSGACPVDCISMAAAEGENGRRYAAWFRINFSRCILCGLCAEACPTLAIQMSPEMFHCRRQVIDMVYEKEDLLIDGTGKDPNYNFYRHAGTGVVQPRGSGAGEQAPADPRSLLP
- a CDS encoding NADH-quinone oxidoreductase subunit N codes for the protein MTLVDLYAIMPIVITACAALFVLLCGPLLLSASLTAIGVTASAAAGVWAALSTPTSTQAVAGLAFTPLARFLIPVFCFAAAVTLLLSHSYNERRGIKGEEFPATVLFALFALCVLPCATNMLILFLALESVSFAFYILVSMDLNRADSGEAGLKYLLMGAVAAAFTAFGFALLFTGSGTLELSGALARPDNRAIISAGWGVILVGIAFKLSLVPGHLWTPDVYQGAPAPVSAFLSTSSKVAAAALLLMLLALLPPMVELRVPLAALSVLSMVLGNLAALLQQNIKRMLAYSSVAHMGYLSLALLSGSRDGYAAVLLYGAVYTAMNLAAFGAISALSVDEERELITDYAGLGFTAPLRGGVLALAMISLAGIPPAAGFIGKFFIFYSAIKGGAIALAIIGILSAAASAYFYLRVVAQLYMHRGEAPAPRAVSLAEGLALCLTSVMILVVGIYPGPLLNAIDAALR
- the nuoK gene encoding NADH-quinone oxidoreductase subunit NuoK; this encodes MSVPLSHVLIVASLMFAMGLGCVVAWRANVIMMLIGIEIMLNAVMLTFVGGSAHWQIADGQLFSLMLMALTSAEVSLALAMVVYLHRRKNTVNTDRFDSMKG
- a CDS encoding ankyrin repeat domain-containing protein, whose protein sequence is MTTTVEVELGAGFRAQVDAVDKNGHTALMDAAKAGNLAEVSDLLERGANLAARSDKGKTALHFAAANGHADVVRLLLQRGAEVDARDRDGHTPLMLAANYGCTQTTQMLVDSGADPLAMSYSGTTALAYAENNRHRQTLDLLMKSLRPN